GAGAAGCGCGGCGTCAGCACGAGATCGCTGCCATCCGTCAGCATACGCACGTTGAAGCCGTCCTGGTCCATGATCGCCAGCTGGCGCTTGCGCTGCTGCTTGGTGCCGGATTCGGAGACGAAGACGACGCGGGTGTCGAAATAGCCTTCCTCACCAGTGATCTGCTTGTAGATCGCATCGGCGATGATGTGCGCCACACGCCGCCAGTTTTCCGGCTGCGTATAGAACTGCTGACCAGCCATCTGCTGTCCGGCAAAAGTATCCCACAGGCGGAATTCGGCGCGAAGACGCCCATCCGCTTCCTTGGTAACCCGGCCGGTGACCAGTGCCTGTGCATTGATGACCTTCCAGTCCTCGAAACGCGGCGAAGCGTCGGGATTAGAAATCTTCTCGATGAAGGCGGTTTTGTTGATCGGCGCGAAAAGCCCCGAGCGCTGCAGGTCGGCGGCGATGACTTGCGAGACCTGCGCACCCATGTCGCCCTGGAAGTCGGTCACCGCGATCGGAAGCGGTTGGATATTGCCCTTGTTGATGTTGATTTCGACACGTGCATTTGCCGGAGAGGAGACAACGGCGGCAGCAGTCATGCCGACGGCGACCACCAGCGCGCGGATAAGGGAACATTTGACCATATGAAACAAGCCTTTCAGCATCTAATGGGTAAGAGCGCTGATGTCGAAGTTAAACGTGACTTCATCCCAGACATCGTATTTCTCTTTTGGAAGCATCGTAAAAGGAGCTGCGCGACGAATTGCGCGAAGGCCCGAATCGGCAATACTTTTCCGCGTACGCTCACTGCCACCGATGACCTGCACATCAGGGTTGCCTACGATCTGTCCGTCTCCAGCGAGCTTTATGTGAATCGTCATATGCACGCTGCCGATATCTTTCAGGCGGCTGTCGACGATGAATTGACGTTCGATCGCGTTTCTCAGCGCCGTAACTTCAGCCGCGCTGAGGACGTCGCCATTTCGGCGAACAGCCGTCTCTGCATTTGCACTGAGTGGAAATGCGAGGCCAAGGATGAACCCTGTCAGCACCGCGTATATCCCGAAAGGCTTCGTGAAATGGAACAGGTTCTTCGACACTTAAATCCCCAGATCACTGGCATCGAAGTTGAGGTCCATCTCGTTCCAGCCGTTTTCTCCTTCATATTTGTCTGCAGGCAAATTTTTGAGAGGAGATGATTTCATAACAGCGCGGTAGACACTGCTCTTGAGCGCTTGGCGTGTTGAATCCGGCCCGCCTGACGCAATGACCTCGGGTTCGCCAACGACATTACCGGCCTGATCAAGTTGAACACGAACCTTAAGATGAACCTCGTTGGCGCCCGCCAATCCGGAAACAACCGTCCAGTTGCCAGAGATCTGGCCGCGTACGGCATCAATCTCGCTCTGGCTAAGTGCAGCACCACCATTGCTCTTCTTCGCACCAAGCGATGCTTCCTGCGTCGAGCGCTTCGCACCCCCAGCGGAAGGATCGGTCTTATTCAGCAACGCAGCAACCTCGTCGGCGTTGAAGTCGCTCTTCATCGGTGAGGCGGACTTCGCCGTTTCCTGCTTCTTGTCCGCCTTTTTCTTGTCGGTCGGTGTGTCGGCGGTCTTCGGCTGGTCTGCAGTCTTTTCCGGTGGCTTTTCTGCCGGCTTCTGTGGTTCCGGCGGCTTCACCTGCGGCTTGGCGACAGGCGTCGGCACATTGTCCGGCAGCGCCTCGGCGTCCGGCTTCGGCGGCTCCTCCGGCTTGGCCTGTTCTTCCGGCGGTTTCTCCTCGGGCTTCGGTGGCGTCACCTCGACGGGCTTCGGCGGCGGAATGGAAGCGACCTCCTTCGGCTGCTCGACTTCCGTTTCCTCCTTGACGATCTCCTTGACGTCATTTGGCTTCGGATCAACCTTCGGCATCGGCTTGTCGCTCGAATTCG
This Rhizobium acidisoli DNA region includes the following protein-coding sequences:
- a CDS encoding cell envelope integrity protein TolA translates to MSKNLFHFTKPFGIYAVLTGFILGLAFPLSANAETAVRRNGDVLSAAEVTALRNAIERQFIVDSRLKDIGSVHMTIHIKLAGDGQIVGNPDVQVIGGSERTRKSIADSGLRAIRRAAPFTMLPKEKYDVWDEVTFNFDISALTH